TTTTCTGATTTTCGTAAAGGACTGCTTCTTTTATCATATCTGTTCGGCCGGGGCGTCGTCGGGACTGTAGCCTGAAAAGTACTCGATCCCGTGCTTCTTAAGCCTTTCCTTGACGGCTGGATAAAGTATAAGCTCCTCAACCTCGAAGCCCGCAAAGGCCGGGTGTATCGCCTTAAGCCTCTTTTTGAGGGACGCGACGTTTTCCTGTGTGCTAAAGCTTGTCATGCACGCTGGATGCGTCTTCACCTTATGCTTAACAAGGTGTTCCAGGGCCTTGGTCTGAAGCCCGAAACCCTCTGGCACCGCTCCCGTTAGCCTGGAGAACTCCTCCTCGCAGGTCCCTTTAAGGCTCACCCTCACATAGAGACGAGGGAATTTCGAGAGCTCCTCAGCGTAGGTTTCGTCGCTACCGATGAGTATTCCGTTTGTCTCGAGAATAAAAAGATAGTCTCTGGGAATAAGCTCCAATACTTCGACAAGGTGCTCCCTGCACATGGTTGGCTCGTTTCCGCTTATCCTGAGCTGCTCGAACTTCTTCTTGGCTATCGCCACCAGCCTCCTTGCTACATCCTCGGGGCTGTGGAATTTGCCCGTCTCGGTCGGCCTTGAAACGACGTTCCAGGACCAGCAGAAAACGCACCTCAGGCAGCAGCCGACACAGTCGGCCGTGGAGATCCCGCCGTAAAATCTCGCAGGCCTGAAGCGGTAGTACTTCCTCAGGCTGTCCCTGCACACGATCTTACTCGTGCTCTCCGCAAGCTCAATCGCGTTATACATTTCGATCCTTCAATTCTCCATCCTTCAATCTAAGGGTTGTCTTCGCCGTATCTTCCCCTTAGCGACAAGTATAATACCTCGGAGATTGTCTTTCTCTTGACGCCTCCTTTTTTCTTTTCGAGCATGACGAGGTTTTGCACCCCGTATTCCTTTAAAGGCACCAC
This genomic interval from Nitrospirota bacterium contains the following:
- a CDS encoding radical SAM protein, which gives rise to MYNAIELAESTSKIVCRDSLRKYYRFRPARFYGGISTADCVGCCLRCVFCWSWNVVSRPTETGKFHSPEDVARRLVAIAKKKFEQLRISGNEPTMCREHLVEVLELIPRDYLFILETNGILIGSDETYAEELSKFPRLYVRVSLKGTCEEEFSRLTGAVPEGFGLQTKALEHLVKHKVKTHPACMTSFSTQENVASLKKRLKAIHPAFAGFEVEELILYPAVKERLKKHGIEYFSGYSPDDAPAEQI